The Cucurbita pepo subsp. pepo cultivar mu-cu-16 chromosome LG05, ASM280686v2, whole genome shotgun sequence nucleotide sequence TGGAAATATCCCAACCTGAGATTGAAAGATTGTCAGACCTGGCACTGCAAGATACATTGCAGATgatttaaaccttttttttattgtgtcCACCCAAAATGTGCTTAGGAAGTATATCGTGTGTGATGTGAGACTTAAAaacaggaaaaagaaaagaaaagaggaaaatttCTAATTGAAGGCTATAATGCCAGCACAAACTGCATTATGCAAAAATGTTACTTCTTCAGCAACAAGATAGCAGTAcagaagataaaatatattacttaAATACACTTTAAAGATACCTGTTTatgcataaaaatattttttacataaaaaattctcttttattttcaagaaGCATGGAGAAGAAGATTCTGAAGTCTAAAGACATCAGAAAACTGAAACTTCTGTTTCTTAGAGAGACCCCAAAAAGGTGATGATCAAGGCAAGCAGCTTTGTCAAGGAGCACAACCAACTTGCCTGTCACAACAAGGAAACGCCTTGCCCCATTTAAGAAAACACTTGTATACAAAAAATTTCGTTGATGGGGACAACCAAGAGAAGCACTATGAGAAATTGTAGAATACCTTTTTCAGCAAATACCCATCAATGTTTTTGATCTGAGATTCAGCAAAATCACCCCTTTCATAAAGTTTCTGCCCAGCATCAGCTGCTGCAAGAAATAGCTCATCATTTTGCTCTCCACTTCCTTTGGCATCTTCTTCCACTAGAAGTCTGTGAATAAATTGATCCACCTGCACAACAAAGAACTGAATTCTATATCAGAGTGTCTAAGGAAATGGTTTTAGAACATTGAAAAATGGGAAACAATTGCACAATAGATGCTTCACTTACGTTCTTGGCTAGTAGCCACACTCCATTCCTATTGACGTCTACTACTGGCATTTCCATCCTGAGGATAGAAGTTTATTAAGATGGAGGATGAAGCACCCataagaaaatgtaaaaagtTTATTCTTATTACCCAGCGGGTGCTGTTGGCCAGCGCAGCAATGCAGTTATAGTACCTtggaacaagaacaaagaatagATTGAGATATCATACACCTATAAAGCGAAccaatttgaatgaaaaattcTAACATAATACCTGAGCTGTTTTTAGCCAGTGGAATGGCAAGAGGAATAATTCCTTGCTTGGCTCCAGGAGAAATTATGGATTCACCTGCTTAAAACCAACAATTTACAGGAGATTCCCGTGTAGATAAGAATATGTCTGCAGGTTCAAAAAATGTGGCAATTCAGGCTTATAATTGGTTGTATAATTCTATAGttatttttagtatttacTAGTATAAGGAAAGCCAATGCAACATTTTATAGGGGAGAGGAGAATGGAAAGAAACTGATAGAACCTTTGGGGATGAAGATAAGCATGACATGACTCGGCATATAATTTTCAGAAAATAGAACATGAAATGAAGTTCAAGAAGGGCCTCGACCACTAGACCTCCAGGGATTCAAATGCTATTAGAGGCCTTAATTTATGAGAGAAGtagccaacaaaaaaaataaaggaacaaACAAGCCCAATATATTGCAGAAACGCATACATAACGATACATTAAGCGTACAATAACAAAAACTTATGCCACAGAGgaaaattgaagcaaaaacTCAGGTTATTAATcgttttataaaaatgttgagATATAAGCAATTAGTCTACGGATTTCCAATAGATTCGAAATCTATTCACGAGGACATTATTGTTTCAATTCTAATTAGAGTGTCAAGCTTCACACtcctaataaaatttataaacaactCCAAAGAACGAAGAATTCAGTGCCTGGACAAATTTGATGGATTCAATCGGGCAAGCTCTAAAGTATTAGCGATTAATTGGTGTAAGATTCATGATAGGAATGATTTGAAGCGCTTGACCAACGACATACCTCTAGTCTTCAgcattttcaacaaattagaCAAATGCTGAGGAGGCTCAGTTGCCGCAACATCCTTGATGAATGATACATGGTCTGCAACACGGCGATGGTTCAAAAAGGCATTAAGATACTGAAAATCTATTAGGGAAATGTGCGAAAAATGAGCTCGAGGTGAACTTACCGGAAgtcgaagaagatgaagagcaGCGGATAGTGACTCCACGGCGGCCGAGGAGCAGTGAGGGTAGAACGGCGGCGCGTGGACTTCCACAGACCACTCCACCACCAATTTTCATCTTGCTTTTTCGAACTTTTCGATTCACAATCGCTGAACGCAGCAATACATGGGCCTCATTGATAACTGCTTTTATCTCATCTTTTCTGTGaacaaaatatgaaatgaaaattgaggCGCTCCGATAAAGTtcctgttttttattttcctaatttctttttttctttttttttttctttttttttttcttttctttttctaaccGATATAACttacaaatgaaataaataaattgaacaaaaaaataataataattaattaagtttaaaaagggcagttaaatgtaaaaatttttttttttttttttttttttttaatacagaCTGACCTAAGCTTAcgcatttttgtaattacgaAAGGTGATTGCACCTGTAACGTACTCGTAAAACTTAATTTCTATTAGACTTCTTGAAAACCCTAGTTGACTTGAGTATCAGAATGTATGTGGTCAagtgtcatggtcatgcttaTATAAGATGTGTTGCTTGTGGTCGCACGTTTGGATATTTTTTGTCATACTTATctaggacgtgttgtccatgacTGCATGCCCGTCTCAAAcctcttttacttgctttcatatTAGATAGGTCTTTAGTATTATTGTTGTGCTAATAGGTGGTCTATGACCCAttatcaaaatcatgtctacacctaTCAAAGCTAAAATGTCCTGAAGTATACTATAGGAGGATTGACTAGTTGTTACTTCTTCCTACCTgagttatatgttatcaaaattgttgttgctgcttatttgtttttagtCTGTAACATTACTTtctttaaagttgtttttaacaaattttctcACCCATGTTTTCTAAATCATTTCTCTCAAACATGACATGAGGTTCGAGCATATATTGCTATTTGTTCAcactatttaaatttttcacgATTGACTTGTTTGTTGGATTAAAACAAATGTTGCACAATCGTTATCCCATTGCTATAATAATGCAATTATAAAACCGAGTACTAtgtcagatattgtcctctcatattgttgtcctctttgagattttccttttgggcttccccttaaggttttaaaatcgtCGGAAAGtttctacacttttataaatggtgttttgttttcttccccatccaatatgggacatcacaattcaccccccttcaaggcccagtgtcctcactagcacttgttcctttctccaatcgatgtgggactccaccaaatccacctcctttcgggaccaaatccacctccttttggggctagcgtccttactggcacaccacctcgtgtctatcTCCTTCAGGGAACAatgagaaggctgacacatcatctggtgtctggctttcataccatttgtaatgccctagatccaccgctagcagatattgtcttctttgagctttccctttcaggtttgctttaaaacacatatgctagaaaaaggtttccacaccggtaggaagagtgttttgttcttcacctcaaccaatgtgagatattACAGTATCGtccatcattttcatttttagaccttaaactaaaaagaaaaaaaaaaaaaccctttaatccatttttaatcaaacaaactcgaaaatagag carries:
- the LOC111795609 gene encoding uncharacterized protein LOC111795609; this translates as MKIGGGVVCGSPRAAVLPSLLLGRRGVTIRCSSSSSTSDHVSFIKDVAATEPPQHLSNLLKMLKTRGESIISPGAKQGIIPLAIPLAKNSSGTITALLRWPTAPAGMEMPVVDVNRNGVWLLAKNVDQFIHRLLVEEDAKGSGEQNDELFLAAADAGQKLYERGDFAESQIKNIDGYLLKKVGIFPDIIERKILRHFEEGDLVSALVTGEFYTKKEHFPGFARPYVFNAEVLLKVGRKTEAKDAARGALKSPWWTLGCKYEEVANIAQWEDEQIEYLKEKVTEEGKLEDLKKGKAPAQVALDQAAFLLDLASVDGTWDISVERIAQCYEEAGLQEIARFVLYRD